From Desmodus rotundus isolate HL8 chromosome 12, HLdesRot8A.1, whole genome shotgun sequence, one genomic window encodes:
- the NUCKS1 gene encoding nuclear ubiquitous casein and cyclin-dependent kinase substrate 1 isoform X1, translating to MSRPVRNRKVVDYSQFQESDDADEDYGRDSGPPAKKIRSSPREAKNKRRSGKNSQEDSEDSEEKDVKTKKDDSHSAEDSEDEKEDHKNVRQQRQAASKAASKQREMLMDDVGSEEEPEEEDEAPFQEKDSGSDEDFLMEDDDDSDYGSSKKKNKKMVKKSKPERKEKKMPKPRLKATVTPSPVKGKGKVGRPTASKASKEKTPSPREDDEEPESPPEKKASASPAPEKSGGEGSEDEAPSGED from the exons AAATAGGAAGGTCGTTGATTATTCACAGTTTCAGGAATCTGATGATGCTG ATGAAGATTATGGAAGAGATTCGGGCCCTCCAGCTAAGAAAATTCGATCATCTCCTCGGGAAGCTAAAAATAAGAGGCGATCTGGAAAGAATTCACAGGAAGATAG TGAAGACTCAGAAGAAAAGGATGTGAAGACCAAGAAGGATGATTCTCACTCAGCAG AGGACAGTGAAGATGAAAAGGAAGATCATAAAAATGTGCGCCAGCAACGGCAGGCAGCCTCTAAAGCAGCGTCTAAACAGAGAGAGATGCTCATGGACGACGTGGGCAGTGAAGAAGAACCAGAAGAAGAGGACGAGGCACCATTCCAGGAGA aAGATTCCGGCAGCGATGAAGATTTTCTAAtggaagatgatgatgatagtgacTATGGcagttcaaaaaagaaaaacaaaaagatggtTAAGAAGTCCAAacctgagagaaaagaaaagaaaatgcccaaACCCAGGCTAAAGGCTACAG TGACGCCAAGCCCTGTGAAAGGCAAAGGGAAAGTGGGTCGCCCCACAGCTTCAAAGGCATCCAAGGAAAAGACTCCTTCTCCCAGAGAAGATGACGAGGAGCCGGAAAGCCCCCCAGAGAAGAAAGCGTCTGCAAGCCCCGCGCCTGAGAAGTCTGGGGGTGAAGGGTCTGAAGATGAAGCCCCGTCTGGGGAGGATTAA
- the NUCKS1 gene encoding nuclear ubiquitous casein and cyclin-dependent kinase substrate 1 isoform X2 has translation MSRPVRNRKVVDYSQFQESDDADEDYGRDSGPPAKKIRSSPREAKNKRRSGKNSQEDSEDSEEKDVKTKKDDSHSAEDSEDEKEDHKNVRQQRQAASKAASKQREMLMDDVGSEEEPEEEDEAPFQENSGSDEDFLMEDDDDSDYGSSKKKNKKMVKKSKPERKEKKMPKPRLKATVTPSPVKGKGKVGRPTASKASKEKTPSPREDDEEPESPPEKKASASPAPEKSGGEGSEDEAPSGED, from the exons AAATAGGAAGGTCGTTGATTATTCACAGTTTCAGGAATCTGATGATGCTG ATGAAGATTATGGAAGAGATTCGGGCCCTCCAGCTAAGAAAATTCGATCATCTCCTCGGGAAGCTAAAAATAAGAGGCGATCTGGAAAGAATTCACAGGAAGATAG TGAAGACTCAGAAGAAAAGGATGTGAAGACCAAGAAGGATGATTCTCACTCAGCAG AGGACAGTGAAGATGAAAAGGAAGATCATAAAAATGTGCGCCAGCAACGGCAGGCAGCCTCTAAAGCAGCGTCTAAACAGAGAGAGATGCTCATGGACGACGTGGGCAGTGAAGAAGAACCAGAAGAAGAGGACGAGGCACCATTCCAGGAGA ATTCCGGCAGCGATGAAGATTTTCTAAtggaagatgatgatgatagtgacTATGGcagttcaaaaaagaaaaacaaaaagatggtTAAGAAGTCCAAacctgagagaaaagaaaagaaaatgcccaaACCCAGGCTAAAGGCTACAG TGACGCCAAGCCCTGTGAAAGGCAAAGGGAAAGTGGGTCGCCCCACAGCTTCAAAGGCATCCAAGGAAAAGACTCCTTCTCCCAGAGAAGATGACGAGGAGCCGGAAAGCCCCCCAGAGAAGAAAGCGTCTGCAAGCCCCGCGCCTGAGAAGTCTGGGGGTGAAGGGTCTGAAGATGAAGCCCCGTCTGGGGAGGATTAA